A stretch of Labrus bergylta chromosome 19, fLabBer1.1, whole genome shotgun sequence DNA encodes these proteins:
- the parp10 gene encoding protein mono-ADP-ribosyltransferase PARP10 isoform X1: MSTNVFLVRMPVENLEERTLEVLDLPEEVDEELLFLYFENKRRSGGGPLVSVEKKAGRALLVFEEAEAAARVLDNGHHVLHNAELCVRKPATKDRCRLLLRGINPKTSVEMIELFVENMMNLDDYSLHPSPGRDLILIHLSQPFSKDFQSVSAKISKRTLDGAKLTLEQVEQTDSILVQNLHPGTATDLLTLYFENKGGGNEKVKEVTRLSEGTAKVSFTNYQTVDMVLDQRHKLDGADLEVRAFFDFLQPAQSLTSQESAVEARDTTERNNEDLRDTPMQTSPPIVASANSQSSSGMASGSLAGHATVEVDAAEVMDAAEVMDAAEVMDAAEVMGAAEVMGAAEVMGAAEVIEDQMQEEEEEEEEEEEAPTSHIPIAEPSKLALFQLSSFKQDTEKAHPNFTIQIKDNGVHIAGADRQTIEQIKGTILDFFGKMAESHLTLEPEMANFLARTDVKERLEKAMNASGLSSVYTVSDCNVLVTSLSQNSANQGCSFLKSQICHFSIPVVSEYECMFYCREWTEFLQSLSFTSVKVSERERDIDVLTLKEMESEKQTAIIGFLTTPIERETIIPMEPDMLKYIQNHCHQLMADMDQVSIFPLEAEDVCGLKIHGPAIACQMAEEVLQGIVSSTLTKTITFSAPGITRFLVVEDCKSILEEMQRKFQVYINIQHVPWEPLRNQNILEAAWTLMSHKNFQRMSPGGSSQELKSDSMQTDHDEAAGKGLLDEAKRIVSAIDERPQEAVSNSDTVNDVDEEDLYTAEAPTTPADQDQGLMVVDAPLLSPEENATGGCPQLNDDDEALGRSMELEEEAQLSLAIQYSMETSHWSVEDEEEQLQRALELSKTMVQHEVSSSSTDKSPKVGKISKNMNTVIQDAMKAASTIHLHVFAAYTSDLSRVEIAFGKKVSLRQVEERVEHRALRKLSKYHRNCLELIKRKHAVEIQLQGTIITVSGFKDFVPGGISDVNLLLEQISNYVPEREILKAVQWLHHDPDSSDMTPYSPDATVFIENIWRKKQTTVDILLDNQPHTLDFEKMQECNIATGKSVKIFRKIIDIGDVEDDVPEEEYSLLSNLPEASKVDEDSDEFQNVIKSFYETIQEYHSKIRIIKVEKLMNRLLYNQYKLKKASVLQRATYPVIERTLYHGTSETSVKEICVHGFNRSFCGKNATVYGQGVYFAVNSGLSVQDQYSPPNADGHKFIFVSKVLTGDYTKGCHSMKTAPLKETGDIPLRYESVTDDITKPSMFVIFNDTQAFPEYLITCQRIHR, translated from the exons ATGTCGACCAATGTTTTCCTTGTAAG gatgccTGTTGAAAACCTGGAGGAGAGGACACTGGAGGTGCTGGATCTGCCTGAAGAAGTTGATGAGGAGCTGCTCTTTCTGTACTTTGAGAACAAACGGCGCTCCGGGGGAGGTCCACTCGTTTCTGTGGAGAAGAAGGCCGGCCGAGCCTTACTGGTGTTTGAAGAGGCAGAAG CTGCAGCTCGAGTGCTGGATAATGGCCACCATGTTCTGCATAATGCAGAGCTGTGTGTGAGGAAGCCGGCCACAAAAGACCGATGTAGACTCCTGCTGCGAGGGATCAACCCAAAGACCAGCGTCGAGATGATTGAGCTTTTTGTGGAGAATATGATGAATCTGGATGACTACAGTCTGCATCCGTCACCTGGGAGAGACCTCATCCTCATTCATCTTAGCCAACCCTTCTCTAAAG ATTTCCAAAGCGTTAGTGCTAAAATCTCCAAGAGGACCCTTGATGGAGCCAAGTTAACTCTCGAACAGGTTGAACAAACGGACTCCATCTTGGTGCAGAACCTGCACCCTGGCACCGCTACAGACCTGCTCACTTTATACTTTGAGAACAAGGGGGGCGGGAATGAGAAGGTGAAGGAGGTCACCAGGCTTTCAGAGGGCACAGCCAAAGTGTCCTTCACAAATTATCAAA CTGTTGACATGGTTTTGGATCAGCGCCACAAACTGGACGGAGCTGATCTTGAAGTCAGGGCgttcttcgactttcttcaacCTGCACAGAGTTTAACATCACAAGAGTCTGCAGTAGAAGCCCGAGACACAACTGAGAGAAACAACGAGGACCTGAGGGATACCCCCATGCAGACTAGTCCTCCTATTGTCGCCAGCGCTAACAGCCAGTCGTCCTCCGGAATGGCTTCGGGGTCCCTTGCTGGCCATgccactgtagaagtggatgcAGCCGAGGTCATGGATGCAGCCGAGGTCATGGATGCAGCCGAGGTCATGGATGCAGCCGAGGTCATGGGTGCAGCCGAGGTCATGGGTGCAGCTGAGGTCATGGGTGCAGCTGAGGTCATTGAGGATCaaatgcaggaagaagaagaagaagaagaagaagaagaagaagcaccaACAAGCCATATTCCTATTGCGGAGCCATCAAAACTAGCTTTGTTTCAACTCAGCAGCTTTAAACAAGACACTGAAAAGGCTCATCCAAATTTCACCATCCAAATCAAAGACAATGGTGTGCACATTGCAGGTGCTGACAGACAAACGATAGAGCAGATAAAAGGCacaatcttggacttttttggcAAAATGGCTGAGAGTCATCTCACCCTTGAGCCAGAGATGGCTAATTTCCTCGCCAGAACAGATGTCAAAGAGCGTCTAGAGAAAGCAATGAATGCATCTGGGTTATCCTCTGTTTACACCGTTTCCGACTGTAATGTTTTGGTAACCTCCCTAAGTCAGAACTCCGCGAACCAGGGGTGTAGCTTTTTGAAATCACAGATTTGTCACTTCAGCATACCTGTGGTCTCCGAATATGAGTGCATGTTCTATTGCAGGGAGTGGACTGAGTTCCTGCAGTCTCTGAGTTTCACCTCTGTAAAGGTGTCGGAACGAGAAAGGGACATCGATGTGTTAACTCTGAAAGAGATGGAGAGTGAGAAGCAGACTGCAATCATAGGGTTTCTTACTACACCCATTGAAAGGGAGACGATCATCCCTATGGAACCGGACATGCTGAAATACATCCAGAACCATTGTCATCAGCTGATGGCTGACATGGACCAAGTGTCCATTTTCCCACTGGAAGCAGAAGACGTTTGTGGGTTAAAG ATCCATGGCCCTGCCATTGCCTGTCAAATGGCTGAGGAGGTGTTGCAAGGTATCGTTTCCTCCACCCTCACCAAAACCATCACCTTTAGTGCTCCTGGAATTACCCGCTTTTTAGTTGTAGAGGACTGCAAGAGCATCCTAGAGGAGATGCAGAGAAAGTTTCAGGTCTATATCAATATCCAGCATGTGCCCTGGGAACCACTGCGAAACCAG AACATTCTTGAAGCTGCATGGACACTGATGTCGCACAAAAACTTCCAGAGAATGTCTCCGGGTGGTTCTTCACAGGAGTTAAAATCCGATTCAATGCAAACTGATCATGATGAAGCTGCAGGCAAAG GCCTTTTAGATGAGGCAAAGAGAATTGTCTCAGCCATTGATGAAAGACCCCAGGAGGCGGTGTCTAATTCAGACACAGTCAATGATGTGGATGAAGAGGATCTGTACACAGCTGAGGCACCAACTACCCCTGCAGACCAGGACCAGGGTTTGATGGTTGTCGATGCTCCCCTGCTCTCGCCCGAGGAGAATGCTACTGGTGGGTGTCCCCAGCTGAACGATGATGATGAAGCTCTGGGCCGCTCCATGGAGCTTGAAGAAGAGGCACAACTGTCTTTAGCCATCCAGTACTCTATGGAGACAAGCCATTGGTCcgtggaggatgaggaggaacaGCTACAAAGAGCCTTGGAGCTATCCAAGACAATGGTTCAACATGAAGTTTCCTCTAGTAGTACTGACAAAAGCCCCAAAGTAGGCAAAATAAGCAAGAACATGAATACTGTAATACAGGACGCCATGAAGGCAGCCAGCACAATAcatctgcatgtgtttgcagCTTATACTTCTGACCTGAGTAGGGTGGAAATAGCCTTCGGGAAGAAGGTTTCCTTGAGACAGGTAGAGGAGAGAGTAGAGCACCGGGCTTTAAGGAAACTGTCTAAGTACCACAGGAATTGTCTCGAGTTGATCAAGAGAAAGCATGCTGTCGAGATTCAGCTTCAGGGAACCATAATCACTGTTTCGGGCTTCAAGGATTTTGTGCCTGGGGGAATTTCGGATGTGAACCTGCTGCTGGAACAAATTTCCAACTATGTACCCGAGCGTGAAATCCTGAAAGCTGTTCAGTGGCTGCATCATGACCCAGACTCTTCAGACATGACTCCGTACTCGCCGGATGCTACCGTGTTCATTGAGAATATTTGGAGGAAGAAGCAGACAACGGTTGACATTTTGCTGGACAATCAGCCCCACACCCTGGACTTTGAGAAGATGCAAGAATGCAACATAGCTACTGGGAAATCCGTGAAAATCTTCAGGAAAATTATCGATATAGGGGATGTGGAAGACGATGTGCCAG AAGAGGAATACTCTCTGCTGTCCAACCTTCCTGAGGCAAGCAAAGTCGACGAGGACTCTGACGAATTTCAGAATGTGATCAAAAGTTTCTATGAGACCATACAAGAGTATCACAGCAAAATCAGAATCATAAAG GTGGAGAAGCTCATGAATCGACTCCTGTACAATCAGTACAAGTTGAAGAAGGCCAGTGTACTGCAGCGCGCCACATATCCGGTTATTGAACGGACACTCTACCATGGCACAAGTGAGACGAGTGTGAAAGAGATCTGCGTTCATGGGTTCAACAGAAGCTTCTGTGGAAAGAACG CCACCGTCTATGGCCAGGGGGTGTATTTTGCTGTCAACTCTGGACTGTCCGTCCAGGATCAGTATTCACCCCCAAATGCAGACGGACacaaatttatttttgtgtccaAGGTTCTAACAGGGGACTACACCAAGGGCTGCCATTCGATGAAAACGGCCCCTCTGAAGGAGACCGGAGATATTCCCCTTAGATACGAGAGCGTGACTGACGACATCACCAAGCCGTCAATGTTTGTCATCTTCAACGATACGCAAGCTTTTCCTGAGTATCTCATTACATGCCAGAGAATTCACAGATGA
- the parp10 gene encoding protein mono-ADP-ribosyltransferase PARP10 isoform X3: MSTNVFLVRMPVENLEERTLEVLDLPEEVDEELLFLYFENKRRSGGGPLVSVEKKAGRALLVFEEAEAAARVLDNGHHVLHNAELCVRKPATKDRCRLLLRGINPKTSVEMIELFVENMMNLDDYSLHPSPGRDLILIHLSQPFSKDFQSVSAKISKRTLDGAKLTLEQVEQTDSILVQNLHPGTATDLLTLYFENKGGGNEKVKEVTRLSEGTAKVSFTNYQTVDMVLDQRHKLDGADLEVRAFFDFLQPAQSLTSQESAVEARDTTERNNEDLRDTPMQTSPPIVASANSQSSSGMASGSLAGHATVEVDAAEVMDAAEVMGAAEVMGAAEVIEDQMQEEEEEEEEEEEAPTSHIPIAEPSKLALFQLSSFKQDTEKAHPNFTIQIKDNGVHIAGADRQTIEQIKGTILDFFGKMAESHLTLEPEMANFLARTDVKERLEKAMNASGLSSVYTVSDCNVLVTSLSQNSANQGCSFLKSQICHFSIPVVSEYECMFYCREWTEFLQSLSFTSVKVSERERDIDVLTLKEMESEKQTAIIGFLTTPIERETIIPMEPDMLKYIQNHCHQLMADMDQVSIFPLEAEDVCGLKIHGPAIACQMAEEVLQGIVSSTLTKTITFSAPGITRFLVVEDCKSILEEMQRKFQVYINIQHVPWEPLRNQNILEAAWTLMSHKNFQRMSPGGSSQELKSDSMQTDHDEAAGKGLLDEAKRIVSAIDERPQEAVSNSDTVNDVDEEDLYTAEAPTTPADQDQGLMVVDAPLLSPEENATGGCPQLNDDDEALGRSMELEEEAQLSLAIQYSMETSHWSVEDEEEQLQRALELSKTMVQHEVSSSSTDKSPKVGKISKNMNTVIQDAMKAASTIHLHVFAAYTSDLSRVEIAFGKKVSLRQVEERVEHRALRKLSKYHRNCLELIKRKHAVEIQLQGTIITVSGFKDFVPGGISDVNLLLEQISNYVPEREILKAVQWLHHDPDSSDMTPYSPDATVFIENIWRKKQTTVDILLDNQPHTLDFEKMQECNIATGKSVKIFRKIIDIGDVEDDVPEEEYSLLSNLPEASKVDEDSDEFQNVIKSFYETIQEYHSKIRIIKVEKLMNRLLYNQYKLKKASVLQRATYPVIERTLYHGTSETSVKEICVHGFNRSFCGKNATVYGQGVYFAVNSGLSVQDQYSPPNADGHKFIFVSKVLTGDYTKGCHSMKTAPLKETGDIPLRYESVTDDITKPSMFVIFNDTQAFPEYLITCQRIHR; the protein is encoded by the exons ATGTCGACCAATGTTTTCCTTGTAAG gatgccTGTTGAAAACCTGGAGGAGAGGACACTGGAGGTGCTGGATCTGCCTGAAGAAGTTGATGAGGAGCTGCTCTTTCTGTACTTTGAGAACAAACGGCGCTCCGGGGGAGGTCCACTCGTTTCTGTGGAGAAGAAGGCCGGCCGAGCCTTACTGGTGTTTGAAGAGGCAGAAG CTGCAGCTCGAGTGCTGGATAATGGCCACCATGTTCTGCATAATGCAGAGCTGTGTGTGAGGAAGCCGGCCACAAAAGACCGATGTAGACTCCTGCTGCGAGGGATCAACCCAAAGACCAGCGTCGAGATGATTGAGCTTTTTGTGGAGAATATGATGAATCTGGATGACTACAGTCTGCATCCGTCACCTGGGAGAGACCTCATCCTCATTCATCTTAGCCAACCCTTCTCTAAAG ATTTCCAAAGCGTTAGTGCTAAAATCTCCAAGAGGACCCTTGATGGAGCCAAGTTAACTCTCGAACAGGTTGAACAAACGGACTCCATCTTGGTGCAGAACCTGCACCCTGGCACCGCTACAGACCTGCTCACTTTATACTTTGAGAACAAGGGGGGCGGGAATGAGAAGGTGAAGGAGGTCACCAGGCTTTCAGAGGGCACAGCCAAAGTGTCCTTCACAAATTATCAAA CTGTTGACATGGTTTTGGATCAGCGCCACAAACTGGACGGAGCTGATCTTGAAGTCAGGGCgttcttcgactttcttcaacCTGCACAGAGTTTAACATCACAAGAGTCTGCAGTAGAAGCCCGAGACACAACTGAGAGAAACAACGAGGACCTGAGGGATACCCCCATGCAGACTAGTCCTCCTATTGTCGCCAGCGCTAACAGCCAGTCGTCCTCCGGAATGGCTTCGGGGTCCCTTGCTGGCCATgccactgtagaagtggatgcAGCCGAGGTCATGGATGCAGCCGAG GTCATGGGTGCAGCTGAGGTCATGGGTGCAGCTGAGGTCATTGAGGATCaaatgcaggaagaagaagaagaagaagaagaagaagaagaagcaccaACAAGCCATATTCCTATTGCGGAGCCATCAAAACTAGCTTTGTTTCAACTCAGCAGCTTTAAACAAGACACTGAAAAGGCTCATCCAAATTTCACCATCCAAATCAAAGACAATGGTGTGCACATTGCAGGTGCTGACAGACAAACGATAGAGCAGATAAAAGGCacaatcttggacttttttggcAAAATGGCTGAGAGTCATCTCACCCTTGAGCCAGAGATGGCTAATTTCCTCGCCAGAACAGATGTCAAAGAGCGTCTAGAGAAAGCAATGAATGCATCTGGGTTATCCTCTGTTTACACCGTTTCCGACTGTAATGTTTTGGTAACCTCCCTAAGTCAGAACTCCGCGAACCAGGGGTGTAGCTTTTTGAAATCACAGATTTGTCACTTCAGCATACCTGTGGTCTCCGAATATGAGTGCATGTTCTATTGCAGGGAGTGGACTGAGTTCCTGCAGTCTCTGAGTTTCACCTCTGTAAAGGTGTCGGAACGAGAAAGGGACATCGATGTGTTAACTCTGAAAGAGATGGAGAGTGAGAAGCAGACTGCAATCATAGGGTTTCTTACTACACCCATTGAAAGGGAGACGATCATCCCTATGGAACCGGACATGCTGAAATACATCCAGAACCATTGTCATCAGCTGATGGCTGACATGGACCAAGTGTCCATTTTCCCACTGGAAGCAGAAGACGTTTGTGGGTTAAAG ATCCATGGCCCTGCCATTGCCTGTCAAATGGCTGAGGAGGTGTTGCAAGGTATCGTTTCCTCCACCCTCACCAAAACCATCACCTTTAGTGCTCCTGGAATTACCCGCTTTTTAGTTGTAGAGGACTGCAAGAGCATCCTAGAGGAGATGCAGAGAAAGTTTCAGGTCTATATCAATATCCAGCATGTGCCCTGGGAACCACTGCGAAACCAG AACATTCTTGAAGCTGCATGGACACTGATGTCGCACAAAAACTTCCAGAGAATGTCTCCGGGTGGTTCTTCACAGGAGTTAAAATCCGATTCAATGCAAACTGATCATGATGAAGCTGCAGGCAAAG GCCTTTTAGATGAGGCAAAGAGAATTGTCTCAGCCATTGATGAAAGACCCCAGGAGGCGGTGTCTAATTCAGACACAGTCAATGATGTGGATGAAGAGGATCTGTACACAGCTGAGGCACCAACTACCCCTGCAGACCAGGACCAGGGTTTGATGGTTGTCGATGCTCCCCTGCTCTCGCCCGAGGAGAATGCTACTGGTGGGTGTCCCCAGCTGAACGATGATGATGAAGCTCTGGGCCGCTCCATGGAGCTTGAAGAAGAGGCACAACTGTCTTTAGCCATCCAGTACTCTATGGAGACAAGCCATTGGTCcgtggaggatgaggaggaacaGCTACAAAGAGCCTTGGAGCTATCCAAGACAATGGTTCAACATGAAGTTTCCTCTAGTAGTACTGACAAAAGCCCCAAAGTAGGCAAAATAAGCAAGAACATGAATACTGTAATACAGGACGCCATGAAGGCAGCCAGCACAATAcatctgcatgtgtttgcagCTTATACTTCTGACCTGAGTAGGGTGGAAATAGCCTTCGGGAAGAAGGTTTCCTTGAGACAGGTAGAGGAGAGAGTAGAGCACCGGGCTTTAAGGAAACTGTCTAAGTACCACAGGAATTGTCTCGAGTTGATCAAGAGAAAGCATGCTGTCGAGATTCAGCTTCAGGGAACCATAATCACTGTTTCGGGCTTCAAGGATTTTGTGCCTGGGGGAATTTCGGATGTGAACCTGCTGCTGGAACAAATTTCCAACTATGTACCCGAGCGTGAAATCCTGAAAGCTGTTCAGTGGCTGCATCATGACCCAGACTCTTCAGACATGACTCCGTACTCGCCGGATGCTACCGTGTTCATTGAGAATATTTGGAGGAAGAAGCAGACAACGGTTGACATTTTGCTGGACAATCAGCCCCACACCCTGGACTTTGAGAAGATGCAAGAATGCAACATAGCTACTGGGAAATCCGTGAAAATCTTCAGGAAAATTATCGATATAGGGGATGTGGAAGACGATGTGCCAG AAGAGGAATACTCTCTGCTGTCCAACCTTCCTGAGGCAAGCAAAGTCGACGAGGACTCTGACGAATTTCAGAATGTGATCAAAAGTTTCTATGAGACCATACAAGAGTATCACAGCAAAATCAGAATCATAAAG GTGGAGAAGCTCATGAATCGACTCCTGTACAATCAGTACAAGTTGAAGAAGGCCAGTGTACTGCAGCGCGCCACATATCCGGTTATTGAACGGACACTCTACCATGGCACAAGTGAGACGAGTGTGAAAGAGATCTGCGTTCATGGGTTCAACAGAAGCTTCTGTGGAAAGAACG CCACCGTCTATGGCCAGGGGGTGTATTTTGCTGTCAACTCTGGACTGTCCGTCCAGGATCAGTATTCACCCCCAAATGCAGACGGACacaaatttatttttgtgtccaAGGTTCTAACAGGGGACTACACCAAGGGCTGCCATTCGATGAAAACGGCCCCTCTGAAGGAGACCGGAGATATTCCCCTTAGATACGAGAGCGTGACTGACGACATCACCAAGCCGTCAATGTTTGTCATCTTCAACGATACGCAAGCTTTTCCTGAGTATCTCATTACATGCCAGAGAATTCACAGATGA